A genome region from Alkalimarinus coralli includes the following:
- the rsxA gene encoding electron transport complex subunit RsxA codes for MTEYILILVSTILVNNFVLVQFLGLCPFMGVSNKLETAMGMSLATTFVLTLSSVCSYLAFEYLLSPLGLEYLQTITFILVIAVVVQFTEIVVRKTSPLLYRVLGIFLPLITTNCAVLGVALLNIKKQNGFVESIMYGFGAAVGFSLVLVLFSAMRERIAVADVPAPFKGSAIGMITAGLMSLAFLGFTGLVNI; via the coding sequence ATGACCGAATACATCCTTATTCTTGTCAGCACAATACTGGTCAACAACTTTGTGCTAGTGCAGTTTCTTGGCTTATGCCCATTTATGGGTGTTTCCAATAAGCTTGAAACCGCTATGGGAATGTCGCTGGCAACCACCTTCGTATTAACACTCTCATCAGTCTGTAGCTATCTGGCATTTGAATACCTGTTGTCTCCACTGGGTCTTGAATACCTGCAAACCATTACCTTTATTCTGGTAATTGCCGTTGTTGTTCAATTCACAGAGATTGTCGTTCGAAAAACCAGCCCTCTTTTGTACCGTGTTCTGGGAATATTTCTTCCGCTAATCACCACCAACTGCGCGGTACTCGGTGTCGCATTGCTCAATATCAAAAAGCAAAATGGCTTTGTTGAATCAATTATGTATGGGTTTGGTGCCGCCGTGGGTTTCTCTTTAGTGTTAGTTTTGTTTTCAGCAATGCGGGAACGCATTGCCGTGGCAGATGTTCCAGCACCGTTTAAAGGCTCTGCAATAGGTATGATTACCGCAGGCTTAATGTCTTTGGCTTTTTTAGGCTTCACCGGCTTAGTTAACATTTAG
- the rsxB gene encoding electron transport complex subunit RsxB, translating into MSIILSAILTLLALAVIFGAILGFAAIKFKVEGNPIVDEIDNLLPQTQCGQCGFPGCRPYAEAIANGEDINKCPPGGEATIQSLADLLDVEATPLDAEHGEEKGKQVAVIREDECIGCTKCIQACPVDAILGAAKQMHTVIADECTGCDLCVEPCPVDCIDMVAVPEDIKSWSWEIPSTLPQQDSNIIATDKAPEVSV; encoded by the coding sequence ATGAGTATTATTTTAAGCGCCATTCTCACCCTCCTCGCGTTAGCCGTCATATTTGGCGCTATCCTTGGCTTTGCGGCAATTAAATTCAAAGTCGAAGGCAACCCTATCGTTGATGAGATTGACAACCTTCTCCCTCAAACCCAGTGTGGACAGTGTGGCTTTCCTGGCTGCCGCCCATACGCAGAAGCAATCGCCAACGGAGAGGACATTAACAAGTGCCCACCCGGTGGTGAGGCGACCATTCAGTCACTGGCAGACCTGTTAGATGTAGAAGCAACACCGCTTGATGCTGAACACGGGGAAGAGAAAGGCAAACAAGTCGCGGTCATACGTGAGGATGAGTGCATCGGTTGCACAAAGTGCATACAGGCTTGCCCGGTGGATGCGATTTTAGGTGCCGCAAAACAGATGCACACAGTTATCGCAGATGAGTGTACGGGCTGCGACCTGTGTGTCGAGCCCTGCCCTGTCGACTGTATCGACATGGTGGCAGTGCCAGAGGATATCAAATCCTGGTCATGGGAAATCCCAAGTACCCTACCCCAACAGGACAGTAACATCATCGCGACCGATAAAGCCCCAGAGGTATCAGTGTAA
- the rsxC gene encoding electron transport complex subunit RsxC codes for MKQIWDFHGGIHPKENKEQSNQRAISDAGIPPQLILPLQQHIGHRADPIVRVGDRVLKGQLLADAVGPISVALHAPTSGTITAIQDHAVPHPSGMADLCIFIEPDGLDQWCERTCCEDYSTLSPDELLVRIRNAGIAGLGGAGFPTAIKLHPPRHDKVNTLILNGAECEPYITSDDRLMRERAEEIILGLEIMAYILQPGECLIGVEDNKPEAIAALREAAKETQVEVVSIPTKYPSGGEKQIIKILTDKEVPHGKIPADIGVMCQNVATAAAVYRAIRHGEPLISRVTTLTGDCIASKGNFQALIGTPIDWLLEKAGYLNQKGSRLVMGGPMMGFTLNDTQLPLVKTTNCLLAATNKELTPPQPAQACIRCGMCSEVCPAELLPQQLYWFAKGQEFEKAEHHNLFDCIECGACSYVCPSTIPLVQYYRYAKGELRQIKADQEKSNQARERFEFRQERIEREKAEKEAKRKARAEAAAKAQAAKKEAQAAQDSTAAPSAGQPSTTAQAPNDKAAAIQAAVQRVEAKKKGQTAATVSAPDVTLESLQKKLISAEDKFSKMEAAWKDAQQNNPERAEKLATAVESSQNNVDKIKAQIAALSEGGAPEQPAGPSIEELKSNVDKAKNKLQLMLDTLEDAKLNHPDRVEKLERAIVKNKTRVSHAETALNEAISSEKTASEKTTESTESNG; via the coding sequence ATGAAGCAAATTTGGGACTTTCACGGCGGCATTCATCCAAAAGAGAATAAAGAGCAATCCAACCAACGTGCTATCTCTGATGCGGGCATTCCTCCACAGCTGATATTGCCACTTCAGCAACATATTGGCCACCGTGCCGACCCCATAGTGCGGGTTGGCGACCGGGTTCTAAAAGGCCAGTTGCTGGCAGATGCCGTGGGTCCGATAAGTGTGGCACTCCACGCCCCAACGTCCGGCACCATCACCGCTATTCAAGATCACGCGGTTCCTCACCCGTCAGGTATGGCAGACCTCTGCATTTTTATAGAACCCGACGGGCTGGATCAGTGGTGCGAACGCACCTGCTGCGAAGACTACTCTACGCTGTCACCCGATGAACTACTGGTGAGAATCCGCAATGCAGGCATAGCAGGACTGGGCGGTGCAGGCTTCCCAACAGCGATCAAACTGCACCCTCCACGCCATGATAAAGTTAATACGCTAATACTAAACGGCGCAGAGTGTGAGCCCTACATCACATCAGATGACCGGTTAATGAGAGAGCGGGCAGAAGAGATTATTCTCGGCCTTGAGATAATGGCTTACATACTCCAGCCCGGTGAGTGCCTGATTGGTGTTGAAGATAACAAACCTGAGGCCATAGCAGCGCTTCGCGAGGCAGCTAAAGAGACCCAGGTTGAAGTGGTCAGCATTCCCACAAAATACCCGTCTGGCGGTGAAAAACAGATCATAAAAATCCTCACAGACAAAGAAGTTCCGCACGGGAAAATACCCGCGGATATTGGTGTCATGTGCCAGAATGTCGCGACGGCCGCTGCAGTTTATAGAGCCATTCGCCATGGCGAACCACTTATTTCCCGTGTGACCACCCTGACAGGGGACTGCATCGCCAGCAAAGGCAACTTTCAGGCCTTAATTGGCACCCCCATCGACTGGCTGCTGGAAAAAGCCGGCTACCTTAACCAGAAAGGCAGTCGCTTAGTCATGGGCGGCCCCATGATGGGCTTTACGCTTAACGACACTCAGTTGCCATTAGTAAAAACGACAAACTGCTTGCTAGCCGCTACAAACAAAGAACTGACGCCACCTCAACCCGCTCAAGCCTGCATCCGATGCGGCATGTGTTCTGAGGTGTGCCCGGCAGAGCTCCTGCCGCAACAGCTGTACTGGTTTGCCAAGGGTCAGGAGTTTGAAAAAGCCGAGCACCACAATTTATTTGACTGTATCGAGTGCGGTGCCTGCTCTTATGTCTGCCCAAGCACGATTCCTCTCGTGCAATACTATCGGTACGCAAAGGGCGAGCTGAGACAGATCAAAGCTGACCAGGAAAAGTCAAACCAGGCTCGCGAGCGATTCGAATTCAGACAAGAACGAATCGAACGAGAAAAAGCTGAAAAAGAGGCCAAACGCAAAGCACGTGCAGAGGCCGCTGCAAAAGCTCAGGCAGCCAAGAAAGAGGCGCAGGCAGCCCAGGATTCAACCGCTGCCCCATCAGCAGGACAACCGTCGACGACAGCTCAAGCGCCAAATGATAAAGCAGCAGCAATTCAAGCCGCAGTTCAACGCGTAGAAGCTAAGAAAAAAGGCCAGACAGCAGCGACAGTTTCCGCTCCCGACGTAACACTTGAGAGCCTGCAAAAGAAACTCATTAGTGCTGAAGACAAGTTCAGCAAAATGGAAGCGGCCTGGAAAGATGCTCAGCAAAACAACCCGGAACGCGCGGAGAAGCTTGCGACAGCAGTAGAAAGCAGCCAAAACAATGTAGACAAAATCAAAGCGCAAATTGCAGCCTTGAGTGAAGGTGGAGCCCCCGAGCAACCCGCAGGCCCATCTATTGAAGAACTGAAAAGCAATGTAGATAAGGCCAAAAACAAGTTGCAACTAATGCTGGACACGCTGGAGGATGCGAAACTTAACCACCCTGACCGGGTAGAGAAGTTGGAGCGTGCAATTGTAAAAAACAAAACTCGCGTCAGTCATGCTGAAACAGCACTCAACGAAGCAATAAGCTCAGAAAAAACAGCGTCTGAGAAAACAACCGAATCAACAGAGAGCAATGGTTAA
- the rsxD gene encoding electron transport complex subunit RsxD gives MTITSPHAHGPRKTANLMRAVVIATLPGLFALTWFFGWGNLINVIWCSLIALLSESVVLLIRKRPLAFYLGDYSALVTGVLLGLTLPPLAPWWVSFVAVTFAIIVAKHLYGGMGYNPFNPAMVGFALVLISFPVAMTTSWAAPVSLLDNPLGFLDTLATIFGFATQSVDAFTMATPLDVYKHEIGHSIAEDVVKNPVFGNFIAHGWEWANIAFLAGGLFLMKKGVFTWHAPISMLAALTAMSLIFGWDADQTTPPLLHIFAGATMLGAFFIATDPVTSAVSPQGKLVYGAGIGILTYVIRTYGSYPDAIAFSVLLMNFAAPFIDLYTQPRTYGYAKAKRGGKEPQ, from the coding sequence ATGACAATAACTTCCCCCCACGCACACGGGCCCAGAAAAACGGCAAACTTGATGCGTGCAGTCGTGATAGCAACACTACCAGGGCTCTTTGCCCTTACATGGTTCTTTGGCTGGGGCAACCTCATCAATGTTATCTGGTGCTCGCTTATCGCTTTGCTGTCTGAGTCAGTCGTATTACTAATCAGAAAGCGTCCACTGGCGTTTTATTTAGGTGATTACAGTGCGCTGGTAACAGGTGTATTGCTTGGGTTAACCCTTCCCCCTCTGGCACCTTGGTGGGTTTCCTTTGTTGCCGTAACCTTTGCAATTATCGTCGCGAAACACCTATACGGGGGCATGGGGTACAACCCATTCAACCCGGCAATGGTTGGCTTTGCGCTGGTGCTAATATCCTTTCCTGTCGCCATGACAACAAGCTGGGCAGCCCCCGTCAGCCTGCTTGATAATCCGCTTGGTTTTCTGGACACACTAGCGACCATATTTGGGTTTGCTACTCAGAGCGTTGATGCGTTCACCATGGCAACACCACTCGATGTGTACAAGCACGAGATTGGGCATTCCATCGCAGAAGATGTTGTTAAAAACCCGGTATTTGGCAACTTCATTGCCCACGGGTGGGAGTGGGCTAATATCGCATTCCTGGCTGGTGGGTTATTCCTGATGAAAAAGGGCGTATTTACCTGGCATGCCCCTATCAGTATGCTGGCCGCATTGACTGCCATGTCACTGATCTTCGGGTGGGATGCCGATCAAACCACGCCTCCCCTGCTACATATCTTTGCCGGTGCGACAATGTTGGGAGCATTTTTCATCGCAACAGACCCTGTAACCTCAGCCGTAAGCCCTCAAGGAAAGCTAGTTTATGGCGCAGGAATTGGGATTCTGACGTACGTTATTAGAACCTATGGCAGCTACCCTGATGCAATCGCATTTTCAGTATTGCTGATGAACTTTGCTGCCCCGTTTATTGATCTATACACCCAGCCACGAACGTACGGTTATGCTAAAGCCAAGCGCGGCGGGAAGGAGCCACAATAA
- the rsxG gene encoding electron transport complex subunit RsxG — protein sequence MDSIKQSIVRSAIGLAIFAVITSGLIAATQTLTKETIEQQIKKAQSKALLEIVPVEEHDNELLEDTFELNPGGLLNLPREKSAYIARKNQAPVAVILPVIAENGYSGPISMIVGVDISGNIKGVRVINHKETPGLGDKIEIKKSDWITQFEGTSLTQPLPKQWKVKKDGGNFDQLTGATITPRAVVSGVNNALMYYHKNKDRLLQTKSAPQASAEGDANGH from the coding sequence ATGGATTCAATAAAACAGTCAATTGTCAGGTCTGCCATTGGCCTTGCCATATTTGCAGTTATCACCTCTGGCCTTATCGCAGCGACTCAAACGCTGACAAAAGAGACCATCGAACAACAGATCAAAAAAGCCCAATCCAAAGCACTGTTGGAAATCGTGCCTGTCGAAGAGCATGACAACGAGCTGCTGGAAGACACATTTGAGCTGAACCCAGGCGGACTACTAAACCTGCCGAGAGAGAAAAGCGCTTACATTGCTCGAAAAAACCAGGCACCCGTGGCCGTTATTTTGCCTGTCATAGCAGAGAATGGTTATTCAGGCCCAATATCAATGATAGTGGGTGTTGATATTAGCGGTAATATTAAAGGCGTACGGGTTATTAATCACAAAGAAACGCCTGGACTAGGTGATAAAATAGAGATCAAAAAGTCTGACTGGATCACTCAGTTTGAAGGCACCTCCTTAACTCAACCGTTGCCTAAGCAGTGGAAAGTTAAAAAAGATGGGGGTAACTTTGATCAGCTAACTGGCGCGACCATCACTCCCAGGGCAGTCGTATCAGGCGTCAATAATGCGCTAATGTACTACCACAAAAATAAAGACAGACTATTGCAGACAAAATCAGCTCCGCAGGCATCGGCAGAAGGTGACGCGAATGGCCACTAG
- a CDS encoding electron transport complex subunit E, with translation MATSSYKEITLNGLWKNNPALVQLLGLCPLLAVTGTTVNAIGLGLATTLVLLGSNISVSLIRNFVPETVRLPAFVMIIASLVTCAELLMQAYTYELYEILGIFIPLIVTNCAILGRADAFASKNAILPSALDGLMMGVGFTLVLIILGTLRELIGQGTLFSGMDLLFGEAASDWQIDVFSNYPDFLFAILPPGAFVGMGILIALKNIIDENLKAREKKDTADVVAGSKRVRTTGTIS, from the coding sequence ATGGCCACTAGTAGCTACAAAGAGATTACACTTAACGGATTGTGGAAGAACAACCCTGCACTGGTTCAGCTGCTAGGACTATGCCCTCTTCTTGCCGTCACGGGTACAACCGTTAACGCCATAGGTCTTGGTCTTGCGACAACACTGGTTCTGCTCGGATCAAACATTTCAGTTTCTCTAATTCGAAATTTCGTACCTGAGACGGTTCGCCTGCCTGCGTTCGTCATGATTATTGCTTCTCTGGTGACCTGCGCCGAACTGCTCATGCAGGCTTACACTTACGAACTCTATGAAATTCTGGGGATATTTATCCCTCTTATTGTCACCAATTGCGCCATTTTGGGCAGAGCAGATGCGTTTGCCTCAAAGAACGCAATACTGCCCTCAGCGCTCGACGGCTTGATGATGGGCGTTGGCTTTACACTTGTGTTAATAATATTGGGGACACTTAGAGAACTCATCGGTCAGGGAACGCTTTTCAGCGGTATGGACTTACTCTTCGGAGAAGCAGCTAGCGACTGGCAAATAGATGTGTTTTCCAACTACCCTGACTTCCTGTTTGCCATCTTGCCTCCAGGCGCATTCGTCGGTATGGGAATTCTCATCGCACTTAAAAATATCATCGATGAGAACCTGAAAGCACGAGAGAAGAAAGACACAGCAGACGTTGTAGCGGGCAGCAAGCGAGTGCGAACAACAGGTACTATCTCATAA
- the nth gene encoding endonuclease III, translating into MNKDIRTEIFRRLQADNPNPETELNYSTPFELLIAVILSAQATDKGVNKATDKLYPVANTPESIYALGLEGLKEYIKTIGLYNSKAANIIKTCEILITEHNSEIPKDREALEALPGVGRKTANVVLNTAFGMPVMAVDTHIFRVSNRTKIATGKNVVEVEKRLVRLVPKEYLLDAHHWLILHGRYVCTARKPKCGACIIEDLCEYKSKTEY; encoded by the coding sequence ATGAACAAGGATATTCGCACCGAAATTTTTAGACGCCTACAAGCGGATAACCCAAACCCGGAGACAGAGCTAAATTACAGTACGCCCTTTGAGTTGTTGATTGCCGTTATTTTATCTGCACAGGCGACTGACAAGGGAGTAAATAAAGCAACCGACAAACTCTACCCTGTTGCGAATACCCCGGAGAGCATATATGCACTGGGGCTTGAAGGGTTAAAAGAATATATAAAGACGATCGGCCTTTACAACAGTAAAGCTGCAAACATTATTAAGACCTGTGAAATTCTAATCACCGAACATAACTCCGAAATACCAAAGGATCGGGAAGCGCTTGAAGCCCTCCCGGGAGTTGGTAGAAAAACAGCGAATGTGGTGCTCAACACCGCTTTTGGAATGCCTGTCATGGCCGTTGATACCCATATATTCAGGGTCTCTAACCGGACAAAAATTGCGACAGGTAAAAACGTGGTTGAAGTAGAAAAAAGGCTGGTAAGGCTCGTGCCAAAAGAGTATCTGTTAGATGCACACCACTGGCTTATTCTTCATGGCCGATATGTATGTACCGCCAGAAAACCCAAATGCGGAGCCTGTATTATCGAAGATTTATGCGAATACAAAAGCAAAACCGAGTATTAA
- a CDS encoding phosphoribosyltransferase encodes MEKVYISAQQLLEDSFQLAIDIYESGFRPDYIVGVWRGGAPVGIAVQELLHVFGVESDHIAIRTSSYTGIGERSKHVKVHGLTYLIKRLESEDSLLIVDDVHDSGLSIHQTILDIKKACKKNTPEIRIATPYYKPTNNQTDRVPDYYVHESSDWLVFPHEIDGLTTDEIRKHRPELTNIADKIDEIKGR; translated from the coding sequence ATGGAAAAGGTATACATCAGCGCTCAACAGCTTCTAGAAGACTCATTTCAGCTGGCGATAGACATTTATGAAAGTGGTTTTCGCCCAGACTATATCGTTGGTGTTTGGCGGGGTGGTGCTCCAGTTGGAATTGCGGTACAAGAACTGCTGCATGTATTTGGTGTAGAGTCAGATCATATTGCGATACGTACGTCGTCCTACACAGGGATTGGCGAGCGAAGTAAACATGTAAAAGTTCACGGCCTAACCTATCTAATCAAACGCCTTGAGAGTGAAGACAGTCTGCTCATTGTGGACGATGTACATGATAGTGGTTTAAGTATTCATCAAACTATTCTTGATATAAAAAAGGCGTGCAAAAAAAATACCCCGGAAATTCGTATTGCGACTCCCTATTACAAGCCGACCAACAACCAAACTGACAGAGTGCCTGATTATTACGTGCACGAAAGCAGTGATTGGTTAGTATTCCCTCATGAAATTGATGGCTTAACAACGGATGAAATTCGTAAGCATCGCCCAGAGTTAACCAATATTGCCGATAAAATTGATGAGATAAAAGGCCGATAG
- the modC gene encoding molybdenum ABC transporter ATP-binding protein — protein sequence MSIEAKFSLTRKDFTFDVDLSIPGRGITAVFGPSGCGKTTLLRLMAGLEQCERGHLKVREAIWQDATSSVPAHKRAVGYVFQEASLFPHLSVKDNLMYGVKRVPAVARKVSLERATELLGIEHLLKRKSHQLSGGEKQRVAIARALAVSPQLLLMDEPLSALDQTLKRDIMPYLESLHTELDIPIIYVSHSPDEVARLADHLVLLEAGRVRADGPIREILTRLDLPLAYGEDAAAVIEAKVTGHDDTYSVSYLEFCGGTFTVARNSLPVGCLVRLRVVARDVSLTLQRQSGTSILNILSATVEDVIVDQQPEVIVRLDAGGVPLLSRITRKSAALLDLQPGQSVYAQIKSIALLSDSK from the coding sequence ATGAGCATTGAAGCCAAATTTAGCTTGACCAGGAAAGACTTTACGTTTGATGTTGATTTAAGCATTCCGGGCAGAGGGATCACCGCTGTATTCGGCCCTTCAGGTTGCGGCAAGACAACGCTACTCAGGTTAATGGCTGGCCTGGAGCAATGCGAACGTGGGCACTTAAAGGTTAGAGAGGCGATATGGCAGGATGCTACCTCGTCTGTCCCTGCCCATAAACGAGCTGTTGGCTACGTATTTCAGGAGGCCAGCCTTTTTCCTCATTTAAGTGTTAAAGACAATCTTATGTACGGGGTGAAAAGGGTTCCGGCTGTTGCGCGCAAAGTCTCGCTTGAGCGAGCGACAGAGCTGCTAGGGATTGAACACTTGCTTAAGCGAAAATCTCATCAGTTATCAGGTGGAGAAAAGCAGCGTGTGGCCATTGCCCGTGCGCTGGCTGTCAGTCCACAACTTTTGTTAATGGATGAGCCTCTGTCAGCGCTAGATCAAACGCTAAAGCGCGACATTATGCCTTACCTGGAATCGCTCCATACAGAACTGGATATTCCTATTATTTACGTTAGCCACTCGCCGGATGAAGTAGCACGTTTGGCAGACCACTTGGTGCTGCTTGAAGCTGGGCGTGTAAGGGCTGATGGCCCCATTCGAGAGATACTGACCCGATTGGATTTGCCGCTAGCGTATGGCGAGGACGCGGCCGCAGTCATTGAGGCTAAAGTGACCGGCCACGACGACACATACAGTGTTAGCTATCTTGAGTTTTGTGGCGGAACTTTTACGGTGGCAAGAAATTCATTGCCAGTCGGTTGCTTAGTCAGGCTCAGGGTGGTTGCCCGAGATGTTAGCCTGACATTGCAGCGTCAATCGGGAACCAGCATTCTGAATATATTATCTGCCACTGTCGAAGACGTTATTGTAGATCAGCAACCTGAAGTGATTGTCAGGTTAGATGCGGGTGGCGTACCTCTGCTTTCCCGTATTACGCGCAAGTCGGCCGCATTGCTTGATTTGCAGCCAGGCCAGAGTGTATATGCTCAAATAAAGAGTATCGCGCTGCTGAGTGATTCTAAATAG
- the modB gene encoding molybdate ABC transporter permease subunit, which produces MILSDSDIAALFLTLKLAGLTTLILILIGTPIAWWLSRSKWRYKFVIEGIIALPLVLPPTVLGFYLLILLGPQGPIGGVMEWFGVSSLAFTFTGLVIGSVFYSMPFVVQPLQSAFSAIGQRPMEVAATLGASPLDRFFTVAVPLARPGFLTAVVLGFAHTIGEFGVVLMIGGNIPGETQVLSIAIYDHVEALEYGQAHWLSGGLLILSFVMLMAVYALNGRISWGRS; this is translated from the coding sequence ATGATCTTGAGTGATTCAGATATTGCCGCGCTTTTTTTAACGCTCAAACTAGCCGGGCTTACGACGTTAATTCTTATTTTAATTGGAACTCCTATAGCGTGGTGGCTTTCAAGGTCCAAGTGGCGCTATAAGTTTGTTATTGAGGGTATTATTGCGCTTCCGCTGGTGCTGCCGCCTACCGTATTGGGTTTTTACCTTCTTATATTATTGGGGCCACAAGGCCCAATAGGCGGTGTGATGGAGTGGTTTGGTGTCTCCTCACTTGCATTTACATTCACCGGATTGGTCATTGGCTCTGTTTTCTACTCAATGCCTTTTGTTGTCCAGCCTCTTCAGTCTGCATTTTCAGCGATTGGCCAACGGCCGATGGAGGTTGCAGCGACGCTTGGGGCATCACCGTTAGATCGTTTCTTTACCGTCGCAGTGCCATTAGCAAGACCAGGCTTTTTAACTGCCGTGGTGCTGGGATTTGCCCATACTATTGGTGAATTCGGCGTGGTATTGATGATTGGCGGGAATATTCCTGGTGAGACCCAGGTTCTGTCTATTGCTATTTATGATCATGTAGAAGCGCTGGAGTACGGGCAGGCACACTGGCTCTCAGGAGGGCTTTTAATACTCTCATTTGTTATGTTGATGGCCGTGTATGCGCTTAATGGACGCATCAGCTGGGGGCGCTCATGA
- the modA gene encoding molybdate ABC transporter substrate-binding protein, translated as MRIPQVFQLASSAKTTAVKAPKAKTAGVSIAIALISLMLCGDVYADEIKIAVASNFNNPIKYLAKRFESQSGHKTVLIVGSTGKHYAQIKHGAPYDVFLAADAARAKRLEDEGVAMRSSRFTYAIGKVVLWSPQAELIDDELTVLNEGRFKHLAIANPKLAPYGKAAQEVLQKRGLWKSLRHKMVKGESIGQTYQFVKSGNAELGFVAYSQVKHHIGNNEGSSHKGSLWIVPQALYTPIEQQAVLLKDSAAAREFLFYLKSDESRRVIESFGYGSL; from the coding sequence ATGAGAATCCCTCAAGTGTTTCAGTTGGCTTCATCAGCAAAAACAACAGCAGTAAAAGCCCCCAAAGCAAAGACCGCAGGAGTAAGCATTGCGATAGCGCTAATTTCTTTGATGCTTTGCGGTGATGTGTATGCTGACGAAATTAAAATAGCCGTAGCCAGTAATTTCAATAACCCCATAAAATATCTGGCTAAACGTTTCGAGAGCCAGAGTGGCCATAAAACGGTATTAATAGTTGGCTCAACGGGTAAGCATTATGCGCAGATAAAACATGGCGCTCCTTATGACGTGTTTTTAGCCGCAGATGCCGCGAGAGCGAAGCGACTGGAAGATGAGGGGGTGGCTATGCGCAGCAGCCGTTTTACTTACGCAATTGGAAAAGTGGTATTGTGGAGCCCTCAAGCAGAGTTGATTGATGATGAATTAACGGTGCTGAATGAGGGACGTTTCAAACATCTAGCAATAGCCAACCCCAAGTTGGCACCCTATGGGAAAGCGGCACAAGAGGTCTTACAGAAACGAGGCTTATGGAAATCATTACGGCATAAAATGGTAAAAGGGGAGAGTATCGGACAGACCTATCAGTTTGTAAAAAGTGGTAATGCCGAATTGGGTTTTGTCGCCTACTCGCAAGTTAAACATCATATTGGCAATAATGAAGGGTCTAGCCACAAAGGCTCTCTTTGGATTGTCCCTCAGGCGCTATATACGCCGATTGAACAGCAGGCAGTGTTATTGAAAGATAGTGCTGCTGCGCGTGAATTCCTGTTTTATTTAAAAAGTGATGAATCGCGCCGAGTGATCGAATCGTTTGGGTACGGCTCATTATGA
- a CDS encoding chalcone isomerase family protein codes for MKQLITALVLVLGLTQVAFAKEVAGVKIPDSIKAGSTDLALNGAGLREKWMFDVYVGGLYLGQKTSDANQVINADEPMAIKLHMLRDVSGEKMANATREGFENATNGNTGTIKGEIDSFLAVFGDEATENNVYDMVYVPGKGVEVYVNGKLANTIEGAEFKKALFGIWLSDKPAQESLRDDMLGS; via the coding sequence ATGAAACAATTAATCACAGCATTGGTATTAGTTCTAGGGCTTACTCAAGTTGCTTTTGCTAAAGAAGTAGCGGGCGTAAAGATTCCGGATTCAATTAAAGCAGGTAGCACTGACCTTGCACTTAATGGGGCGGGTTTGCGTGAAAAGTGGATGTTTGATGTGTATGTAGGCGGCCTGTACCTGGGCCAGAAAACCTCTGATGCAAACCAGGTTATTAATGCAGATGAGCCTATGGCGATTAAACTTCACATGTTGCGTGATGTATCGGGCGAGAAGATGGCAAATGCTACTCGCGAAGGGTTCGAGAACGCAACTAACGGAAACACGGGTACCATCAAAGGTGAAATCGACAGCTTCTTGGCCGTATTTGGTGATGAGGCGACTGAAAACAACGTATACGATATGGTATATGTTCCTGGAAAAGGTGTTGAAGTTTATGTAAATGGTAAGTTGGCCAACACTATTGAAGGTGCTGAGTTTAAAAAAGCGCTATTTGGTATTTGGTTGTCTGATAAGCCTGCGCAGGAAAGCCTGAGAGACGATATGCTAGGCAGCTAA